A region of Podospora pseudocomata strain CBS 415.72m mitochondrion, complete sequence, whole genome shotgun sequence DNA encodes the following proteins:
- the atp8 gene encoding ATP synthase F0 subunit 8, with the protein MPQLVPFYFVNEITFTFIILAITVYILSKYILPRFVRLFLSRTFISKLLG; encoded by the coding sequence ATGCCTCAATTAGTCCCATTTTATTTTGTTAATGAAATAACATTTACTTTTATTATACTTGCTATAACTGTGTATATTTTATCTAAGTACATTTTACCTAGATTTGTTCGTTTATTCTTATCTCGTACTTTTATATCTAAACTTTTAGGGTAA